A region of Jannaschia sp. W003 DNA encodes the following proteins:
- a CDS encoding helix-turn-helix domain-containing protein — protein MPNAGYKQFCPVAMAAEILCTRWTVLVIRELIAGSTRFNDLRRGVPKMSRTLLAQRLRELEEQGIVARRAIPGDRIHSEYRLTDAGRDLLPVVEAFGRWGQKWVESRISLRNLDPSLLMWDMRRNIDPAPLPPRRAVVQFRYPELPPAQRDFWMVVEPSGEVDLCSDDPGFEVDLMVTTDLRTMTAIWMGLTTVRAERARIAFDGDGAIAARMQTWLGLSPFATAERAAS, from the coding sequence ATGCCGAATGCGGGCTACAAGCAGTTCTGTCCGGTCGCGATGGCGGCCGAGATCCTGTGCACGCGATGGACGGTGCTCGTGATCCGCGAGCTGATCGCCGGCTCCACGCGGTTCAACGACCTGCGCCGGGGGGTGCCGAAGATGTCGCGCACGCTGCTGGCACAGCGGCTGCGCGAGCTGGAGGAGCAGGGCATCGTCGCGCGGCGCGCGATCCCCGGCGACCGCATCCACAGCGAGTACCGGCTGACCGACGCGGGGCGCGACCTCCTGCCGGTCGTGGAGGCGTTCGGCCGGTGGGGGCAGAAGTGGGTGGAGTCGCGCATCTCGCTGCGCAACCTCGATCCGTCGCTCCTGATGTGGGACATGCGCCGCAACATCGACCCCGCGCCGCTGCCGCCGCGCCGCGCCGTGGTCCAGTTCCGCTACCCCGAGCTGCCGCCGGCGCAGCGCGACTTCTGGATGGTGGTGGAGCCGTCCGGCGAGGTGGACCTGTGCAGCGACGACCCGGGCTTCGAGGTGGACCTGATGGTGACCACGGACCTGCGCACCATGACGGCGATCTGGATGGGACTGACCACGGTGCGGGCGGAGCGCGCGCGCATCGCTTTCGACGGGGACGGCGCCATCGCGGCGCGCATGCAGACATGGCTGGGGCTGAGCCCGTTCGCGACGG